A genomic segment from Bradyrhizobium diazoefficiens USDA 110 encodes:
- a CDS encoding branched-chain amino acid ABC transporter permease, which yields MMLPSSGESVARPSRNGIAWILDQRVLLPIAVLAVLPWLLPSQALAVNVLIYGVVVMGYNLLFGYTGLLSFGQAAFFGAGAYFTGIAIGRYGVPWFAAVPIAVLLSTCLAAAIGIVSTRTRGIYFSMVTLALAQLVYYVALQASSFTGGENGLRGFTVDRINLFGLSVNFLDPINKYYVLMVFAALALWFQSRILNSPFGAVIEAIRENEQRARACGYDVERSKLIVFMLSGAISSLGGCMLALHLSIVPLDILHYQTSGMIVMMVLLGGARSFFGPFVGAASFLILEDVISLWTPHWQIFVGAIFVLFVLFLPKGIWGTLLDALGIGKARP from the coding sequence GTGATGCTGCCTTCGAGCGGCGAGTCGGTAGCCCGGCCCTCGCGCAATGGGATCGCCTGGATTCTCGACCAGCGTGTGCTGCTCCCGATCGCGGTGCTTGCCGTGCTGCCCTGGCTGCTGCCGTCACAGGCGCTGGCCGTGAACGTCCTGATCTACGGGGTCGTGGTGATGGGCTACAATCTGTTGTTCGGCTACACCGGGCTGTTGTCGTTCGGCCAGGCCGCCTTCTTCGGCGCGGGCGCCTACTTCACCGGCATTGCGATCGGCCGCTACGGCGTGCCCTGGTTCGCCGCGGTGCCGATCGCCGTGCTCCTCAGCACCTGCCTCGCTGCTGCGATCGGCATCGTCTCGACACGCACCCGTGGCATTTACTTCTCCATGGTAACGTTGGCGCTGGCCCAGCTCGTCTATTACGTCGCGCTGCAGGCCTCGTCCTTCACCGGCGGCGAGAACGGCCTGCGCGGCTTCACCGTCGACCGCATCAACCTGTTCGGCCTTTCCGTCAATTTCCTCGACCCCATCAACAAATACTACGTGCTGATGGTCTTCGCGGCGCTGGCGCTGTGGTTCCAGTCGCGCATCCTGAACTCGCCGTTCGGTGCCGTGATCGAGGCGATCCGCGAGAACGAGCAGCGGGCGCGGGCCTGCGGCTATGACGTCGAGCGCAGCAAGCTGATCGTGTTCATGCTGTCGGGCGCGATCTCCTCGCTTGGCGGCTGCATGCTGGCGCTGCATCTGTCGATCGTGCCGCTGGACATCCTGCACTACCAGACCTCCGGCATGATCGTGATGATGGTGTTGCTCGGCGGCGCCCGCAGCTTCTTCGGCCCGTTCGTCGGCGCGGCGAGCTTCCTGATCCTGGAGGACGTCATCTCGCTCTGGACGCCGCATTGGCAGATCTTTGTCGGCGCGATCTTCGTCCTCTTCGTGCTGTTCCTGCCCAAGGGCATCTGGGGCACGCTGCTCGATGCGCTCGGCATCGGAAAGGCACGGCCATGA
- a CDS encoding ABC transporter permease, protein MNDFARSVGAAFALIGEADSELVGIVALSVRVSLTASIVALLIGAPFGALLAIARFRGRQVIIVLTNALLGLPPVVVGLALYLLLSRSGPLGAAGLLFTPAAMVIAQTLLATPIVVALVHRPASLLWAEYGDLARIDGLSVLRSMGLLFALGRTSLLTAFLAAFGRAIAEVGAIIVVGGNIRGFTRTMTTAIALETSKGDLPLALGLGLILLALSVAVSTVAFLLVGRVGEK, encoded by the coding sequence ATGAACGACTTCGCACGATCCGTTGGTGCCGCCTTCGCGCTGATCGGCGAGGCCGATTCCGAGCTTGTGGGCATCGTCGCCTTGTCGGTGCGCGTCAGCCTGACCGCGAGCATCGTCGCGCTCCTGATCGGCGCACCGTTCGGCGCCTTGCTCGCGATCGCCCGTTTTCGCGGACGTCAGGTCATCATCGTGCTGACCAATGCGCTGCTCGGCCTGCCGCCGGTCGTGGTCGGGCTCGCGCTCTATCTGCTGCTGTCACGGTCCGGCCCGCTCGGGGCGGCCGGCCTGCTGTTCACGCCGGCGGCCATGGTGATCGCGCAGACGCTGCTCGCGACACCGATCGTGGTGGCGCTGGTGCACAGGCCGGCGAGCCTGCTCTGGGCGGAGTATGGCGATCTGGCGCGGATCGACGGGCTGTCGGTCCTGCGCAGCATGGGGCTCCTGTTCGCGCTGGGACGGACTTCGCTGCTGACGGCCTTTCTCGCGGCCTTCGGGCGCGCCATCGCCGAGGTCGGCGCCATCATCGTCGTCGGCGGCAACATCCGCGGCTTCACGCGCACGATGACGACCGCCATCGCGCTGGAAACCAGCAAGGGCGACCTGCCGCTGGCACTGGGGCTCGGGCTGATCCTGCTCGCGCTCAGTGTGGCGGTGTCGACCGTCGCTTTCCTGCTAGTTGGACGCGTTGGGGAAAAATAG
- a CDS encoding ABC transporter substrate-binding protein, with the protein MPKSGSTPKITRRTALAGLSASAALLAMPRLGRAADETIRIGFPTPLTGPFAAEARDQVRCAELAVKLVNDKGGIGGRKVELLVRDDKLNAGEAATRTLELIEKDKVHAVVGALSSAVQLAVNEVTRARGVIYVSISQSDTINEAKDFSKYTFHEALNPHMTTAAVARQTLKKGMKVAHLVADYAYGHEMLRGFKRAQTTIGANTVGEILHPFGAADYSTFMPRLMSMRPDVLCISNFGRDQANAIKQAVDFGVKQQMKIVVPVILHNQRLAVGPDVFEGVVGGANYYWGLETQSKTAASFNASFKAANGGAIPTDYGAYGYSGVGSLLAAIEAAGGTDTDKVVDALEKLQYDLTKGPQHYRKCDHQSVQSVLVLESKKKSAMANDNDLFAILANDAGSDDMLRSCSELGHAT; encoded by the coding sequence ATGCCTAAATCCGGTTCGACCCCGAAAATAACTCGCCGCACCGCACTCGCCGGCCTCTCGGCCAGCGCGGCGCTGCTCGCGATGCCCCGGCTCGGCCGCGCCGCCGATGAGACGATCCGCATTGGCTTCCCGACGCCGCTGACGGGCCCGTTCGCAGCGGAAGCGCGCGACCAGGTCAGATGCGCCGAGCTCGCCGTCAAGCTCGTCAACGACAAGGGCGGCATCGGCGGCCGCAAGGTCGAGCTCTTGGTGCGCGACGATAAGCTCAATGCGGGCGAAGCTGCGACCCGCACACTGGAGTTGATCGAGAAAGACAAGGTTCATGCGGTGGTCGGCGCGCTCTCCAGCGCCGTGCAGCTCGCAGTCAACGAGGTCACCCGCGCCCGCGGCGTGATCTACGTCTCGATCAGTCAGTCCGACACGATCAACGAGGCCAAGGATTTCAGCAAGTACACATTCCACGAGGCGCTCAACCCGCACATGACCACCGCTGCGGTAGCGCGGCAGACCCTGAAGAAGGGCATGAAGGTCGCCCATCTCGTTGCCGACTATGCCTACGGCCATGAGATGCTGCGCGGCTTCAAGCGCGCGCAGACGACCATTGGTGCTAACACTGTCGGTGAAATTCTGCATCCGTTCGGGGCGGCCGACTATTCCACTTTCATGCCACGGCTGATGTCGATGCGACCGGACGTGCTCTGCATCTCCAATTTCGGCCGGGACCAGGCCAACGCGATCAAGCAGGCGGTCGATTTCGGCGTGAAGCAGCAGATGAAGATCGTCGTGCCCGTCATCCTGCACAACCAGCGCCTCGCGGTTGGCCCTGACGTGTTCGAGGGCGTGGTCGGCGGTGCCAACTATTATTGGGGCCTTGAGACGCAGAGCAAGACGGCAGCCAGCTTCAACGCGTCATTCAAGGCCGCCAACGGCGGCGCGATCCCGACCGATTACGGTGCCTATGGCTATTCTGGCGTCGGATCGCTGCTGGCCGCCATCGAGGCCGCCGGCGGCACCGACACCGACAAGGTCGTCGATGCCCTGGAGAAGCTGCAGTACGATCTGACCAAGGGGCCGCAGCACTACCGCAAATGCGATCATCAGTCGGTGCAGTCGGTGCTGGTGCTGGAGTCCAAGAAGAAGTCCGCGATGGCCAACGACAACGATCTGTTCGCCATTCTCGCCAATGACGCCGGCTCCGACGACATGCTGCGCAGCTGCAGCGAACTCGGCCACGCGACGTAA
- a CDS encoding extracellular solute-binding protein — protein MRKLAAIAAVLVWSTCAFAQDRTIIVASTTSTEQSGLFGYLLPLFSKAEGINVKVVAVGTGQALDIGRRGDADVVFVHDRPAEDQFMSEGQGVKRFDVMYNDFVIVGPKSDPARIGGGKDVADALRKIAAAKAPFISRGDKSGTHAAELRLWKEAGVDLSAGKDSWYREIGQGMGPALNMASSSNAYLLSDRGTWLSFRNRGELAVLTEGDKRLFNQYGVMLVNPAKHSNVKAQDGQAFIDWLVSPKGQQAIAGYKVGGEQLFFPNASN, from the coding sequence ATGAGGAAGCTTGCCGCCATCGCAGCGGTTCTGGTCTGGTCAACATGCGCATTTGCGCAGGATCGCACCATCATCGTGGCCTCGACGACATCGACGGAACAGTCGGGTCTGTTCGGCTATTTGCTGCCGCTGTTCTCGAAGGCCGAGGGCATCAACGTGAAGGTCGTAGCCGTCGGCACCGGCCAGGCGCTGGATATCGGGCGGAGAGGCGATGCCGACGTGGTGTTCGTCCATGACAGGCCCGCCGAAGACCAGTTCATGTCCGAAGGGCAGGGCGTGAAGCGTTTCGACGTCATGTACAACGACTTCGTCATCGTCGGGCCGAAGAGCGATCCGGCGCGAATTGGCGGCGGCAAGGACGTCGCTGACGCGCTGCGCAAGATCGCGGCGGCGAAGGCGCCGTTTATCTCGCGCGGCGACAAGTCCGGCACGCACGCAGCCGAGCTGAGATTGTGGAAAGAGGCAGGCGTCGATCTCAGTGCCGGCAAGGACAGTTGGTATCGCGAGATCGGTCAGGGCATGGGGCCGGCGCTGAACATGGCCTCGTCCTCGAACGCCTATCTTCTGTCGGATCGTGGCACCTGGCTGTCGTTCAGGAACCGCGGCGAGCTCGCCGTCCTGACCGAGGGGGACAAGCGGCTCTTCAACCAGTACGGCGTCATGCTCGTGAATCCGGCAAAGCATTCCAACGTGAAGGCGCAGGATGGGCAGGCCTTCATCGACTGGCTGGTTTCCCCGAAGGGACAGCAGGCGATTGCCGGCTACAAGGTCGGCGGCGAGCAGCTATTTTTCCCCAACGCGTCCAACTAG
- a CDS encoding putative bifunctional diguanylate cyclase/phosphodiesterase: protein MPVANLKSHFAAAMRLFRVPTDNPDLTRAQFDAFSKQVPLLYFILMSNTIAVAYTYVNVAPDWLTMIVPSVLTVLAALRTFWWLRQRHLVRSDADILRNLRATNWMTLPIGAGFTIWSFALYPYGDPFAKSQVAFYMAVTVIGCIFSLMHLRSAALIVTLVVDVPYVLFFWATGEPTLKAIAVNNLLVSGAMVTVLFIYYRDFADLVASRKSLLAQQAATQALSDENFRLANLDSLTELPNRRRFFAELSSAFVDAERRSVRVAVGIIDLDGFKPINDNYGHSVGDRVLIEAGRRIREACEGFGPQRVEFARLGGDEFGLVVCGDPEEADLTRLGERIGDQVKLPYQLDTAHTGLSCSIGFALFPQSATTAEALYECADYSLYHAKRHLRGRTVIFSSELEAEIRSRGVIENLLRTADFSTEMDLVFQPIVDAMSEHTTGFEVLARWHSSRLGLVSPADFIPAAERIGLIRPLTQALLIRALATARTWPDHIRLSFNLSAHDICSPEGILPLITIVEKSGLPPHRIDFEITETAVTFDFVRAQQSIAALKAMGCGISLDDFGTGYSSLSHVHRLPLDKIKVDRSFVADINDNPVSHKIIKSLTGLCDDMEIACVVEGVETRAQLDSLRRLGCDFIQGYYFAKPMRGDAIGEYLAKERQRLDGAEAKVVA, encoded by the coding sequence ATGCCTGTCGCCAATTTGAAGTCTCACTTCGCCGCCGCCATGCGGCTGTTTCGCGTACCGACGGACAACCCGGACCTGACGCGCGCGCAGTTCGACGCCTTCTCCAAGCAGGTCCCGCTGCTCTACTTCATTCTCATGAGCAACACGATCGCGGTCGCCTACACATATGTGAACGTGGCGCCGGACTGGTTGACGATGATCGTGCCGAGCGTGCTGACCGTGCTTGCGGCCCTGCGCACCTTCTGGTGGCTGCGCCAGCGTCACCTCGTGCGCAGCGACGCCGACATCCTGCGCAATCTGCGCGCCACCAACTGGATGACATTGCCGATCGGCGCAGGCTTCACCATCTGGTCCTTCGCCCTCTACCCTTACGGCGATCCTTTCGCCAAGAGCCAGGTCGCCTTCTACATGGCGGTGACCGTGATCGGCTGCATCTTCTCGCTGATGCATCTGCGCTCCGCGGCGCTGATCGTGACGCTGGTCGTCGACGTGCCCTATGTGCTGTTCTTCTGGGCCACCGGCGAGCCGACGCTGAAGGCGATCGCGGTCAACAATCTGCTGGTCTCCGGCGCGATGGTGACGGTGCTGTTCATCTACTATCGCGACTTCGCCGATCTCGTTGCCAGCCGCAAATCGCTGCTGGCGCAGCAGGCGGCGACCCAGGCACTCTCGGACGAGAACTTCCGCCTCGCCAATCTCGATTCCCTCACCGAGCTGCCGAACCGCCGCCGCTTCTTTGCCGAGCTGTCCAGCGCCTTCGTTGATGCCGAGCGCAGGAGCGTCCGCGTCGCGGTCGGGATCATCGATCTCGACGGCTTCAAGCCGATCAACGACAATTACGGGCACTCGGTCGGCGACCGCGTCCTGATCGAGGCGGGCCGACGCATCCGCGAGGCCTGCGAGGGCTTCGGCCCGCAGCGGGTGGAGTTCGCCCGGCTCGGCGGCGACGAGTTCGGTCTTGTCGTGTGCGGCGACCCCGAGGAGGCGGATCTGACGCGGCTCGGCGAACGCATCGGCGACCAGGTCAAGCTTCCCTACCAGCTCGACACCGCCCATACCGGTCTATCCTGCTCGATCGGCTTCGCATTGTTCCCGCAGTCGGCAACGACGGCGGAAGCGCTCTATGAATGCGCCGACTATTCGCTCTATCACGCCAAGCGCCATCTGCGCGGCCGCACCGTGATCTTCTCGAGCGAGCTCGAGGCCGAGATCCGCAGCCGTGGCGTCATCGAGAATCTGCTGCGCACCGCCGATTTCAGCACCGAGATGGACCTGGTGTTCCAGCCGATCGTGGACGCCATGAGCGAGCACACTACCGGCTTCGAGGTCCTGGCGCGCTGGCACAGCTCCCGCCTCGGCCTGGTTTCGCCGGCCGACTTCATCCCGGCCGCCGAGCGCATCGGCCTGATCCGGCCGCTGACGCAGGCGCTTCTGATCCGCGCACTCGCGACGGCCAGGACCTGGCCCGACCACATCCGCCTGTCGTTCAACCTCTCCGCCCACGACATCTGCTCACCCGAAGGGATCCTGCCGCTGATCACCATCGTGGAGAAGAGCGGGCTGCCGCCACACCGGATCGATTTCGAGATCACCGAGACCGCCGTCACCTTCGACTTCGTGCGCGCGCAGCAGTCGATCGCGGCATTGAAGGCAATGGGCTGCGGCATTTCGCTGGACGATTTCGGCACCGGCTATTCCTCGCTGAGCCACGTGCACCGCCTGCCGCTCGACAAGATCAAGGTCGACCGCAGCTTCGTCGCCGACATCAACGACAATCCCGTCAGCCACAAGATCATCAAGTCGCTCACGGGCCTCTGCGACGACATGGAAATCGCCTGTGTGGTCGAGGGCGTCGAGACCCGCGCCCAGCTCGACAGCCTGCGCCGCCTGGGATGCGACTTCATCCAGGGCTACTATTTTGCAAAGCCCATGCGGGGCGATGCAATCGGCGAGTACCTCGCGAAGGAGCGGCAACGCCTCGACGGCGCCGAGGCCAAGGTCGTGGCCTGA
- a CDS encoding subclass B3 metallo-beta-lactamase BJP-1, whose amino-acid sequence MRRLTAALCALTLLSTGAQAQTIKDFLAVAMKKWTAPFEPFQLIDNIYYVGTDGIAVYVIKTSQGLILMDTAMPQSTGMIKDNIAKLGFKVADIKLILNTHAHLDHTGGFAEIKKETGAQLVAGERDKPLLEGGYYPGDEKNEDLAFPAVKVDRAVKEGDRVTLGDTTLTAHATPGHSPGCTSWEMTVKDGKEDREVLFFCSGTVALNRLVGQPTYAGIVDDYRATFAKAKAMKIDVLLGPHPEVYGMQAKRAEMKDGAPNPFIKPGELVTYATSLSEDFDKQLAKQTAALEKK is encoded by the coding sequence ATGAGAAGGCTGACGGCCGCGCTGTGTGCTCTGACCCTGCTCTCGACTGGCGCGCAGGCGCAAACCATCAAGGATTTTCTGGCAGTCGCCATGAAGAAATGGACGGCGCCGTTCGAGCCGTTCCAGCTCATCGACAACATCTACTATGTCGGAACCGACGGCATTGCCGTCTATGTCATCAAGACATCGCAGGGCCTGATCCTGATGGACACGGCGATGCCCCAGTCAACCGGCATGATCAAGGACAATATTGCGAAGCTCGGCTTCAAGGTTGCCGATATCAAGCTCATCCTCAACACGCACGCGCATCTCGACCACACCGGCGGCTTCGCCGAGATCAAGAAGGAGACCGGCGCGCAGCTCGTTGCCGGCGAGCGCGACAAGCCACTGCTCGAAGGCGGCTACTATCCGGGTGACGAGAAAAACGAGGACCTCGCCTTCCCCGCGGTGAAAGTCGATCGCGCGGTGAAGGAAGGCGACAGGGTCACGCTCGGAGACACCACGCTGACGGCACACGCAACACCCGGCCACTCGCCGGGCTGCACCAGCTGGGAGATGACCGTCAAGGACGGCAAGGAGGACCGCGAGGTGCTGTTCTTCTGTAGCGGCACGGTGGCGCTGAACCGGCTGGTCGGCCAGCCGACCTATGCCGGCATCGTCGACGACTACCGCGCGACTTTCGCCAAGGCCAAGGCGATGAAGATCGACGTGCTGCTCGGGCCGCATCCGGAAGTCTATGGCATGCAGGCCAAGCGCGCAGAGATGAAGGATGGCGCGCCGAACCCGTTCATCAAGCCGGGCGAGCTCGTGACCTACGCGACCAGCCTGTCGGAGGATTTCGACAAGCAGCTCGCCAAGCAGACCGCGGCGCTGGAGAAGAAATAG
- a CDS encoding ABC transporter ATP-binding protein: MSGELLRAEGIGKRFGGFVALEGITVSFAAGQLTSIIGPNGAGKSTFFNILSGALTPTSGKLHFRGRELNGLPQHRFVHQGISRSYQITNIFPDLSVHENVRVAAQALTVSYDIWRNRARLAELNVRADAALDAVGLLGKRSEVAKFLSHGQQRALEIAIALVSEPELLLLDEPTAGMGPEETKDMVALLERLADKRTVLLVEHKMKMVLGLSKRVVVLHHGRLLADGAPDEIRSNPEVRRVYLGQSEGYG, from the coding sequence ATGAGCGGCGAGTTGCTTCGCGCCGAGGGGATCGGCAAGCGCTTTGGAGGCTTCGTCGCGCTCGAAGGCATCACCGTGTCCTTTGCGGCGGGACAGCTCACCTCGATCATCGGGCCGAACGGCGCCGGCAAGAGCACCTTTTTCAACATTCTCTCGGGTGCGTTGACGCCGACCTCGGGCAAGCTGCACTTCAGGGGACGCGAGCTGAATGGCCTGCCCCAGCATCGCTTCGTGCATCAGGGCATCTCGCGCTCCTACCAGATCACCAACATCTTCCCGGACCTGTCCGTGCACGAGAACGTGCGCGTGGCAGCACAGGCGCTGACCGTCAGCTACGACATCTGGCGCAACCGTGCCCGGCTGGCGGAGCTGAATGTGCGGGCCGATGCCGCGCTAGACGCCGTCGGGCTGCTCGGTAAGCGCAGCGAGGTGGCGAAATTCCTGTCGCATGGCCAGCAGCGCGCGCTGGAGATCGCGATTGCGCTGGTCTCCGAGCCGGAATTGCTATTGCTCGACGAGCCGACCGCCGGCATGGGACCGGAGGAGACCAAGGACATGGTCGCGCTGCTCGAACGGCTCGCCGACAAGCGCACCGTGCTGCTGGTGGAGCACAAGATGAAGATGGTGCTGGGCCTGTCCAAGCGCGTCGTGGTGCTGCATCACGGCCGCCTGCTGGCGGACGGCGCGCCCGACGAGATCAGGAGCAATCCGGAAGTCCGCCGGGTCTACCTCGGACAGAGTGAAGGCTATGGCTGA
- a CDS encoding ABC transporter ATP-binding protein has protein sequence MAETALLEIENLHAWYGASHVLHGISLQVKEGEVVALVGRNGAGKTTTLRAMMGLMPKATGRVRFAGRELLPLRAHQRFHLGLAYVPEERRIVPGLSVRENLRLGLVAAGSEIDERTAIDEIAETFPRLKERLDQEGVTLSGGEQQMLAIARALIARPRMVLLDEPSEGIMPVLVEEMGVLFRRLRDEGKTLLLVEQNVEWALRLADRAVIIDQGEVVHQSSAAALLADKDIQERYCAV, from the coding sequence ATGGCTGAGACCGCGCTGCTCGAAATCGAGAACCTCCACGCCTGGTATGGCGCGAGCCATGTCCTTCACGGCATTTCCCTGCAGGTGAAGGAGGGCGAAGTGGTTGCGCTCGTCGGCCGCAACGGCGCGGGCAAGACCACGACCTTGCGGGCAATGATGGGCCTTATGCCGAAAGCGACGGGTCGCGTGCGCTTTGCGGGCAGGGAGCTGTTGCCGCTCCGCGCCCATCAGCGCTTTCATCTTGGCCTCGCTTATGTGCCCGAAGAGCGCCGCATCGTCCCTGGCCTGTCCGTGCGCGAGAACCTGCGGCTCGGCCTGGTTGCTGCCGGCAGCGAGATCGATGAGCGTACCGCGATCGACGAGATCGCCGAGACCTTTCCGCGCCTGAAGGAGCGCCTCGATCAGGAGGGCGTGACGCTCTCCGGCGGCGAGCAACAGATGCTGGCGATCGCGCGCGCCCTGATCGCCAGGCCCAGGATGGTCCTGCTCGATGAGCCCTCGGAGGGGATCATGCCTGTGCTGGTCGAGGAGATGGGCGTGTTGTTCCGCCGCCTGCGTGATGAAGGCAAGACGTTGCTTCTGGTGGAGCAGAATGTCGAATGGGCCCTGCGGCTTGCCGATCGTGCCGTGATCATCGACCAGGGCGAGGTCGTGCATCAAAGCAGCGCCGCGGCGCTGCTGGCGGACAAGGACATTCAGGAGCGCTACTGCGCGGTGTGA
- a CDS encoding TonB-dependent receptor plug domain-containing protein has protein sequence MPAASLRLIVIVALCISQGALAASSKRSRHVPATAPAVDPAAPYKADRLSSSRGETILNTPGQTTVLTRQVLDDMKATSLRDAMRSTAGVTIGR, from the coding sequence ATGCCCGCGGCATCGTTGCGATTGATCGTGATCGTCGCCCTCTGCATCTCGCAAGGAGCATTGGCGGCGTCCAGTAAGCGGTCGCGCCACGTTCCGGCAACGGCACCCGCCGTCGATCCCGCGGCGCCCTACAAAGCCGACCGGCTCTCGTCCTCGCGTGGCGAGACGATCCTCAATACGCCCGGCCAGACCACCGTGCTCACGCGGCAGGTCCTCGACGACATGAAGGCGACGAGCCTGCGGGACGCAATGCGCTCGACCGCCGGCGTGACGATCGGGCGATAG
- a CDS encoding branched-chain amino acid ABC transporter permease has protein sequence MDLSLTIMQLLSGIALGAVLVITALGLTIVFGMLGVVNFAHGALFMIGAYAGLYLASLTGSFWWGLLLAPILIGAFGMLIEFVLIRRLYGRSVDDPLLLTFGLSYILVEGVRIVFGSDGIPFPTPPQLVGVLDLGIGFFPRYRLFVIALVAVVLLVLWLTLEKSRIGLIVRAGARDPTIMQVLGVDIGRVWLAIFGLGVGLAALGGVLAGPMRSVNPEMGSLVLAEAFVVTVIGGLGSIVGAVVAGLMVGISISMVALFAPEMATIVMFALMAVVLLIRPQGLFGVRGRTA, from the coding sequence ATGGACCTGTCGCTGACTATCATGCAGCTTCTCTCCGGGATCGCCCTTGGGGCGGTCCTGGTGATCACTGCGCTTGGATTGACGATCGTGTTCGGCATGCTCGGGGTGGTGAATTTCGCCCATGGCGCGCTGTTCATGATCGGGGCCTATGCTGGGCTGTATCTGGCGTCGCTCACCGGAAGCTTCTGGTGGGGACTGCTGCTCGCTCCCATCCTGATCGGCGCCTTCGGCATGCTGATCGAGTTCGTCCTGATCCGCAGGCTCTATGGACGCTCGGTCGACGATCCGTTGCTGCTCACCTTCGGCCTCAGCTACATCCTCGTCGAAGGTGTGCGCATCGTGTTCGGGAGCGACGGCATTCCGTTTCCAACCCCGCCGCAACTGGTCGGCGTGCTTGATCTCGGCATCGGCTTCTTCCCGCGCTACCGCCTGTTCGTCATCGCGCTGGTGGCCGTGGTGCTGCTGGTGCTCTGGCTGACGCTGGAAAAGTCCCGCATAGGCTTGATCGTGCGCGCCGGCGCGCGCGATCCCACCATCATGCAGGTGCTCGGCGTCGATATCGGCCGGGTCTGGCTTGCGATCTTCGGCCTCGGCGTCGGGCTCGCCGCGCTCGGCGGCGTGCTCGCCGGTCCCATGCGCAGCGTCAATCCGGAGATGGGCTCGCTCGTGCTTGCGGAGGCGTTCGTGGTGACCGTGATCGGTGGCCTTGGTTCGATCGTCGGGGCTGTCGTTGCCGGCCTCATGGTCGGCATATCCATCAGCATGGTCGCGCTGTTCGCCCCTGAGATGGCGACCATCGTCATGTTCGCGCTGATGGCGGTGGTGCTGCTGATCCGCCCGCAGGGCCTGTTCGGCGTCAGAGGGAGGACCGCGTGA